In Sardina pilchardus chromosome 8, fSarPil1.1, whole genome shotgun sequence, a genomic segment contains:
- the LOC134089414 gene encoding tripartite motif-containing protein 16-like, whose amino-acid sequence MDEHEDHDTATAVAEQTETQKQLERDFKQRDFKQKIQEREKELQEVGKAVETLKSSAQTAVEDSERVFTEMIRSIERRRSEVTELIRAQEKAEVSRAEEHLKRLEQEIAELKRRDAELEQLSHTEDHIHFLKKVASSRDSPRITFSLSVSFKAVKKSVSLMKAQLDDIFKQQGPKISAAVSDVQASLPLPTIREELLQYSCHFTLDPNTAYRELHLSDGNRRVDCRTGQSYPDHPERFDKWCQVLYQLCAQYLEGGVQQ is encoded by the exons ATGGATGAACATGAAGACCATGACACAGCCACAGCTGTAGcagaacagacagaaacacag AAACAGTTGGAGAGGGATTTCAAACAGAGGGATTTCAAACAGAAaatccaggagagagagaaggagttgCAGGAGGTGGGGAAGGCTGTGGAGACTCTCAAG AGCTCTGCACAGACAGCGGTGGAGGACAGTGAGAGGGTCTTCACTGAGATGATCCGCTCCATTGAGAGAAGGCGCTCTGAGGTGACAGAGCTGATCAGAGCTCAGGAGAAGGCTGAGGTGAGTCGGGCTGAAGAACATCTGAAGAGACTGGAGCAGGAGAttgctgagctgaagaggagagatgctgaactggagcagctttcacacacagaggaccacATCCATTTCCTCAAG AAAGTCGCCTCAAGCAGAGACTCCCCTCGCATAACCTTCAGTCTAAGTGTCTCTTTTAAGGCTGTGAAGAAATCTGTCTCCCTTATGAAGGCACAGCTCGATGACATCTTCAAGCAGCAAGGACCCAAGATATCTGCAGCAG TGTCTGATGTCCAGGCTTCTCTTCCTTTACCAACAATCAGAGAGGAGCTCTTGCAGT ATTCCTGTCACTTCACACTGGATCCAAACACAGCATACAGAGAACTCCATCTGTCTGATGGGAACAGGAGGGTGGACTGCAGAACTGGGCAGTCATATCCTGATCATCCCGAGAGATTTGATAAGTGGtgtcaggtgctgt ATCAGCTCTGTGCCCAGTATCTGGAGGGTGGGGTGCAGCAGTAG